The Deltaproteobacteria bacterium RBG_16_64_85 region CCCCGAGGTGGTGGGGTTCAAGCTCTCGGGAAAGCTCCCGGAAGGGGCCACCGCGACCGACCTCGTCCTGAGGGTCACGCAGACGCTGCGGGCAAAGGGGGTCGTGGGGAAATTCGTTGAATTCTACGGCGCGGGCCTTTCCTCCCTCTCCGTGGCCGACCGCGCCACGATCTCCAACATGTCCCCGGAATACGGCGCCACGATCGGCTTCTTCCCGGTGGACCGGGAAACCCTCTCCTACCTGCGGTTCACGGGAAGGAATGCGGCGCAGGTGAAGCTCGTGGAGACCTATTGCAAGCTCCAGGGGCTGTTCCGTACGGACGACACGCCCGATCCCGCCTTCTCGGACACGCTTGCGCTGGACCTTTCCACCGTGGAGCCGAGCCTTGCGGGACCGAAGCGGCCGCAGGACCGCGTCCCGCTCGGGGCGGTGAGGGAGTCGTTCCGGAAAGCGCTCGCGGGCTGGGGAAGGCAGCCGGGGCCCTCCGCGCAGGAGGGGCAGGACCGCTGGGTTGCGGAGGGAGGGAGGGCGGACGCGGGGCCGAAGATTGGCGGTGGCGGTGCCGCACTCGCCGGAGGGGTCCCGGTTACGCACGGCGGCCAGTCGTTCCGGCTCGCGGACGGGGCGGTCGTGATCGCCGCCATCACCAGCTGCACGAACACCTCCAACCCCGCCGTCATGATCGGCGCCGGACTTCTGGCGAAGAACGCCGTGGAACGGGGGTTGCGGACCAGGCCCTGGGTCAAGACGAGCTTTGCGCCGGGGTCGAAGGTCGTCACGCGGTACCTGGACGCCGCCGGCCTCACCCCCTACCTCGAGGGGCTGGGGTTCCATCTGGTGGGATACGGTTGCACCACCTGCATCGGCAACTCGGGGCCGCTGCCGGAGCCGATTGCCGAAGCGGTTCAGCAGGGAAATCTGGCCGCCGCTTCGGTCCTGTCGGGGAACCGGAACTTCGAGGGGCGGATCCATCCGTTGTGCCGGGCCAACTACCTGGCCTCGCCGCCCCTGGTGGTCGCCTACGCGCTCGCGGGAAGCGTGGACGTCGACCTGTCCCGCGATCCGGTGGGGATCGACCCGAACGGCGATCCGGTCACCCTGAAGGAGATCTGGCCGCCGCCGCGGGAAATCGCGGAAGCCGTCCGTGACTGCGTGGGATCGGAGATGTTCCGGAAGGAGTACGCCGGGGTATTCGAAGGGGACGCCGTCTGGAAGGGGCTTCCCGTTCCACGGGCGGAGTGCTTCGCCTGGCAGGCCGACTCCACCTACGTCAAGCATCCGCCGTTTTTCGAAGGCCTTCCGGCCGTCCCCGCCCCCCGCGGGGACCTCGCGGGACTGCGCGTCCTGGCCGTCCTCGGCGACTCCGTGACCACGGACCACATCTCCCCGGCCGGTGACATCGCGCCGGACGGCCCCGCCGGACGCTACCTTCTCGAGCGCGGTGTGAAGCGGGAGGACTTCAACTCCTACGGAAGCCGCCGCGGGAACCACGAGGTGATGATGCGAGGGACGTTCGCCAACATCCGCCTGCGCAATCTTCTCGCGCCTGGCACCGAGGGGGGGTGGACGGTCCACCTGCCGGACGGCGAAACGATGACGATCTACGACGCCGCGATGCGTTACGAGCGGGAGGGAATCCCGCTCCTGGTCGTCGCGGGAAAGGAGTACGGCTCGGGCTCCTCGCGCGACTGGGCGGCCAAGGGGCCGAGGCTGCTGGGCGTGCAGGCGGTCCTGGCGGAGAGCTTCGAGCGGATCCACCGGAGCAACCTCGTCGGCATGGGGATCCTGCCGCTGCAGTTCTCGGAAGGCGTCACCCGCGAGACGCTCGGATTGACCGGAATGGAGATCTTCTCCGTGGAGGGGATCGCTTCGGGGATCTCCCCGGGGAAGCGCGTAACGGTCCGCGCCGTTCTCGACGGAAGGGAAAATGCGTTTCCTGCGGTGGCCCGCATCGACACCCCGGAGGAGGTCCGCTACTATCTCCACGGCGGGATCCTGCCCTACGTTCTGCGGCGACTCATCGGGTAGGGACAGTCCTGGAGAAGGACCTGGCAGGACCACCAAGGTATTGCAGTCACACCGCCGGGGTGGATGGGCCGAAAGGGGATGCCAGGACCGTCCCGGTTTTTAAGCGGCGTCGTTCACGCGAAGTCGGTCTTCCCGAGCACTTCGAAGCGCAGTGCGCGCAATGCGGCCAGGACCCTCGGGCCATCGATCGTGTCCAGCCTCAGGAGCGCGAC contains the following coding sequences:
- a CDS encoding aconitate hydratase 1; translation: MADQHPDSFGTRTRRTIGKIPYEIFRLETLQKKRFGKVSRLPFSLKILLENLLRWEDGVSVRTEDIVALARWAPGKVSDREIAFRPARVLLQDFTGVPALVDLAAMRDAALRMGGDPKRINPLMPADLIIDHSVQVDRFATRDAFAANVAREFERNGERYAFLRWGQEAFRRLRVVPPGTGICHQVNLEYLAPVIFRKKARGGFQAYPDTLVGTDSHTPMINGLGVVGWGVGGIEAEAAMLGQPVSMLLPEVVGFKLSGKLPEGATATDLVLRVTQTLRAKGVVGKFVEFYGAGLSSLSVADRATISNMSPEYGATIGFFPVDRETLSYLRFTGRNAAQVKLVETYCKLQGLFRTDDTPDPAFSDTLALDLSTVEPSLAGPKRPQDRVPLGAVRESFRKALAGWGRQPGPSAQEGQDRWVAEGGRADAGPKIGGGGAALAGGVPVTHGGQSFRLADGAVVIAAITSCTNTSNPAVMIGAGLLAKNAVERGLRTRPWVKTSFAPGSKVVTRYLDAAGLTPYLEGLGFHLVGYGCTTCIGNSGPLPEPIAEAVQQGNLAAASVLSGNRNFEGRIHPLCRANYLASPPLVVAYALAGSVDVDLSRDPVGIDPNGDPVTLKEIWPPPREIAEAVRDCVGSEMFRKEYAGVFEGDAVWKGLPVPRAECFAWQADSTYVKHPPFFEGLPAVPAPRGDLAGLRVLAVLGDSVTTDHISPAGDIAPDGPAGRYLLERGVKREDFNSYGSRRGNHEVMMRGTFANIRLRNLLAPGTEGGWTVHLPDGETMTIYDAAMRYEREGIPLLVVAGKEYGSGSSRDWAAKGPRLLGVQAVLAESFERIHRSNLVGMGILPLQFSEGVTRETLGLTGMEIFSVEGIASGISPGKRVTVRAVLDGRENAFPAVARIDTPEEVRYYLHGGILPYVLRRLIG